A genomic segment from Polyangium mundeleinium encodes:
- a CDS encoding HEAT repeat domain-containing protein, which yields MMAKDTLKQLDRDVDRWLFAGAQIARTDPNLAGARDTLAPLAARAPALGKVTDQIEKLQSATGKAAASELLALASLMAQVRGAQATPALPEASGDMQPLPPARKIGTPLTPTELNTLVGALTNAPDSRQRSRIIRDYATSDRGAARDLRILPLVLPALSDGAIAEVVVQYLVPALGEAIVPSLQKHLDLEKGRALDVRLLRAIAQIEGAKATNMLREAIEKGGPDIRAAAIAQLGRIDPLAAEPIAIVLSDKDRSKDVRVAAVHALAGAPSDEALDVLLRAFGGTAEMRSAAESSLAVSKHPRANERILALFTPELRDLGHFRIKKTTTKEEKDAATKAQKAHTNQIEYLVDLVDLLTTRGTDEGANLVLETFRHHKVKEVRDAAARALLRIGFPGAWEELMPSLYDAPDATRDDFVGGVIALDAAKAHDRLARFFEPAALARKNGIHLAQGILTRIANHFVEMEEGDDGALDTGEAAEAIAVIRKDERWVDLGAAMLEQEGLRAPALTLLLHANSPKTLGDELSISRQEGLPSDEALLVFEYLGKQRDSRILHAFIRLLEPLHGSYEYGRACNVMIAYDDPALAPMLRSWLDAKQKRKRLSRAEATPFEECLRFLERARTAASTDD from the coding sequence ATGATGGCCAAGGATACCCTGAAGCAACTCGACCGTGACGTCGACCGCTGGCTCTTCGCCGGCGCGCAGATTGCCCGGACAGACCCGAACCTCGCTGGCGCGAGGGACACGCTCGCCCCGCTCGCCGCGCGCGCGCCCGCGCTCGGCAAGGTCACCGACCAGATCGAAAAACTCCAGAGCGCCACGGGCAAAGCCGCGGCGTCCGAGCTCCTCGCGCTCGCCTCCCTCATGGCGCAGGTGCGCGGCGCGCAGGCGACGCCGGCCCTGCCCGAGGCGAGCGGCGACATGCAGCCGCTCCCGCCGGCGCGGAAAATCGGCACGCCGCTCACGCCCACGGAGCTCAATACGCTCGTCGGCGCCCTGACGAACGCGCCGGATTCGCGCCAGCGCTCCCGCATCATCCGCGATTACGCGACGTCGGATCGCGGCGCGGCGCGGGACCTGCGCATCCTGCCGCTCGTCCTTCCGGCGCTCTCGGACGGCGCCATCGCCGAGGTGGTCGTGCAATACCTCGTGCCGGCGCTCGGCGAGGCGATCGTGCCGAGCCTTCAAAAGCACCTCGACCTCGAAAAGGGCCGCGCGCTCGACGTGCGGCTGCTCCGCGCCATTGCGCAGATCGAGGGGGCGAAGGCCACGAACATGCTCCGCGAAGCCATCGAAAAGGGCGGGCCGGACATCCGCGCCGCGGCGATCGCCCAGCTTGGCCGAATCGATCCCCTCGCGGCCGAGCCCATTGCGATCGTGCTCTCAGACAAGGATCGGTCGAAGGACGTGCGCGTCGCGGCCGTGCATGCCCTCGCCGGGGCCCCGAGCGACGAGGCGCTCGACGTGCTCCTCCGCGCCTTCGGGGGCACGGCGGAAATGCGCTCGGCCGCCGAAAGCTCGCTCGCCGTGAGCAAGCACCCACGCGCGAACGAGCGGATCCTCGCGCTCTTCACGCCTGAGCTCCGCGACCTCGGCCATTTCCGGATCAAGAAGACCACGACGAAAGAGGAAAAGGACGCGGCCACGAAGGCGCAGAAGGCCCATACGAACCAGATCGAATACCTCGTCGACCTCGTCGACCTCCTCACCACGCGCGGCACGGACGAGGGGGCGAACCTCGTGCTCGAAACGTTCCGCCACCACAAGGTCAAGGAAGTGCGCGACGCGGCGGCGCGTGCGCTCTTGCGGATCGGTTTTCCCGGCGCATGGGAGGAGCTCATGCCGTCGCTCTACGACGCGCCCGACGCCACGAGGGACGATTTCGTCGGCGGCGTCATCGCCCTCGACGCGGCGAAGGCTCACGACCGCCTCGCGCGTTTCTTCGAGCCGGCGGCGCTCGCGCGGAAAAATGGCATCCATCTCGCGCAGGGTATCCTCACGCGGATCGCGAACCATTTCGTGGAGATGGAAGAGGGGGATGACGGCGCGCTGGACACCGGGGAAGCGGCCGAGGCCATCGCGGTGATCAGAAAAGACGAGCGCTGGGTGGATCTCGGGGCCGCCATGCTCGAACAGGAGGGACTGCGCGCTCCTGCGCTCACCCTGCTCTTGCATGCGAACTCGCCGAAGACGCTCGGCGACGAGCTGTCGATCTCGCGCCAGGAGGGTCTGCCCAGCGACGAGGCCCTGCTCGTCTTCGAGTACCTCGGCAAGCAGCGGGATTCGCGCATCCTGCACGCGTTCATTCGCCTCCTCGAGCCCTTGCATGGCAGCTACGAATACGGCCGCGCCTGCAACGTCATGATCGCGTACGACGATCCGGCCCTGGCCCCGATGCTCCGGAGCTGGCTCGACGCGAAGCAAAAGAGGAAGCGCCTCTCGCGCGCCGAGGCGACGCCCTTCGAGGAATGCCTGCGCTTCCTCGAACGAGCCCGGACGGCGGCGTCCACGGACGATTGA
- a CDS encoding ATP-binding protein, protein MATKKDTQKADGGEGAVKSDVLREPAERLYASELEAIAAVDKFEKPAGWRLSPKAVLLYIMGGKVGETNITPKYVGASRIVEIAIATLATDRALLLIGEPGTAKSWLSEHLAAAICNDSQLLVQGTAGTTEEQIRYTWNYALLLAEGPSPKALVPSPIHRGLETGKLVRFEEITRCPSEVQDALITLLSEKVLAVPELGLHVQAKRGFNVIATANTRDRGVNDMSAALKRRFNIVVLPVPSDIDTEVAIVARRVREIGSSLQLPAAPPAEEAVRRVVQVFQELRRGQTIDGKQKLKSPSGVLSTAEAISVLGNGMALAGHFGTGRVSDRDLAASLLGAVVKEDSKDEAVFVEYLENVMKKRGGAWEPLYTACKELV, encoded by the coding sequence ATGGCGACGAAAAAGGACACCCAAAAGGCGGACGGCGGCGAGGGCGCTGTGAAATCGGACGTGCTCCGCGAGCCGGCGGAGCGGCTCTATGCGAGCGAGCTCGAGGCCATCGCGGCGGTCGACAAATTCGAAAAGCCAGCGGGCTGGCGGCTCTCGCCGAAGGCCGTGCTCCTCTACATCATGGGCGGCAAGGTCGGCGAGACGAACATCACGCCGAAATACGTGGGCGCGTCGCGCATCGTGGAGATCGCGATCGCCACGCTCGCCACGGACCGCGCGCTCCTGCTGATCGGCGAGCCGGGCACCGCGAAGAGCTGGCTCTCGGAGCACCTCGCGGCGGCCATCTGCAATGACTCGCAGCTCCTCGTCCAGGGCACGGCGGGCACCACCGAAGAGCAGATTCGGTATACGTGGAATTACGCGCTCCTCCTCGCGGAGGGGCCGAGCCCGAAGGCGCTCGTGCCCTCGCCCATTCACCGTGGACTCGAAACGGGCAAGCTCGTCCGATTCGAAGAAATCACGCGTTGCCCCTCGGAGGTGCAGGACGCGCTGATCACGCTCCTCAGCGAGAAGGTCCTCGCCGTGCCCGAGCTCGGCTTGCACGTGCAGGCGAAGCGCGGGTTCAACGTGATCGCCACGGCGAACACGCGCGACCGCGGCGTCAATGACATGAGCGCAGCCTTGAAGCGACGCTTCAACATCGTCGTGCTCCCCGTGCCGAGCGACATCGACACCGAGGTCGCCATCGTGGCCCGCCGCGTCCGCGAGATTGGATCGAGCCTGCAATTGCCCGCAGCGCCGCCGGCCGAGGAGGCCGTGCGTCGTGTGGTGCAGGTCTTCCAGGAGCTCCGGCGAGGCCAGACGATCGACGGCAAGCAAAAGCTGAAGAGCCCCTCGGGCGTCCTCTCCACGGCCGAGGCCATCTCGGTGCTCGGCAATGGAATGGCCCTCGCCGGCCATTTCGGCACCGGCCGCGTGAGCGACCGCGACCTTGCCGCGAGCCTGCTCGGCGCGGTCGTCAAGGAGGATTCGAAGGACGAGGCGGTGTTCGTCGAGTACCTCGAAAACGTGATGAAGAAGCGCGGCGGCGCCTGGGAGCCGCTTTATACGGCCTGCAAGGAGCTCGTGTAG
- a CDS encoding DUF5682 family protein, producing MAARKANLGAVTTVVPGKTTPTAGPLARIFGVRHLSPMGAWHVERFLEQVDPTAVLVEGPSDATDEIAHLLDKRTKPPVALLAFTQKRPVRSVLFPLAAYSPEWVALRWALQKSRVARFIDLPASVYLARSEPAPEHTHEDESGEAEEKQETDTQRYLGDPYEAIAQLSGDPDHDTWWERYFEHSMTPDSYRLSIFELGRELRALEYESPRRREETLVREAFMRRRIRDTIAEGHDPDRIVVICGAYHAPVLVAEEPAMTDEEIEKLPAVPVTRTLMPYSFFRLSSQSGYGAGNKAPGYFQTLYEEAQEGSTARLGTRFLAEVAGRLRKAGMVRSSAEVIEAVRLAEGMASLRDAHAPTLRDLEDAAATCLGQGEPLNVARFINDVAVGDALGKVPPGVLRTSIQDDFYRWVKDLRLEEYLKDKEQIIKGSTNKDWLDLRQDRFAKSEDAAHRDRNRSIFLHRLTALGIGFAANKTSAEDRTQSTYKEIWAARWTPDCEIQLVENALRGDTIEIAAARSIGEALEAAENVHAAANLARRSVECDLSDATAAALARVSSLAVDDGDFVAVAGAALELSHLVAYKDVRKIDVTPLEPLVAQLFLRGALLAPEASRCNEEASRNVGTALGHLHRVGLMFPDKLDGDRFASMLDALADDDLASAHVAGVASAILLERGVLKDDVLDRRISRRLCPGVSPSEGAGFFEGLATRNRYALLSRRSLWAAMSTFVEAMDHDDFRRAVVALRRAFGSFETSEARKIAALLAELWGGNEKELLRAIETKVDDAELAALQDDLVDLDLDL from the coding sequence ATGGCGGCGAGGAAGGCAAACCTCGGGGCGGTGACGACGGTGGTGCCGGGAAAAACCACACCCACCGCGGGGCCGCTCGCCCGTATCTTCGGCGTGCGCCACCTCTCGCCGATGGGGGCCTGGCACGTCGAGCGATTCCTCGAACAGGTCGATCCCACGGCCGTGCTCGTCGAAGGCCCGAGCGACGCGACCGACGAGATCGCGCACCTCCTCGACAAACGCACGAAGCCTCCGGTTGCGCTGCTTGCCTTCACGCAGAAGCGACCCGTCCGCTCCGTCCTGTTCCCCCTCGCCGCTTATTCGCCCGAGTGGGTGGCGCTCCGCTGGGCGCTCCAGAAAAGCCGCGTGGCCCGCTTCATCGACCTCCCCGCCTCGGTCTACCTCGCCCGCAGCGAGCCCGCGCCCGAGCACACGCACGAAGACGAATCCGGCGAGGCGGAGGAAAAACAAGAGACGGACACGCAGCGTTACCTCGGCGATCCCTACGAGGCCATTGCGCAGCTCTCGGGCGATCCGGACCACGACACCTGGTGGGAGCGCTATTTCGAGCACTCGATGACGCCGGATTCCTATCGCCTGAGCATCTTCGAGCTCGGCCGCGAGCTCCGCGCGCTCGAATACGAGTCGCCGCGGCGGCGCGAGGAGACGCTCGTGCGCGAGGCGTTCATGCGCCGTCGGATCCGCGATACGATCGCCGAAGGGCACGATCCGGACCGGATCGTCGTCATCTGCGGTGCCTATCACGCGCCGGTGCTCGTCGCCGAGGAGCCGGCGATGACGGACGAGGAAATCGAAAAGCTCCCGGCTGTACCGGTCACGCGCACGCTGATGCCGTACAGCTTCTTTCGATTGAGTTCACAATCGGGATACGGCGCGGGCAACAAGGCGCCCGGGTATTTCCAGACGCTTTACGAGGAGGCCCAGGAGGGCTCGACGGCGCGGCTCGGGACGCGATTCCTCGCGGAGGTCGCTGGCAGGTTGCGCAAGGCGGGCATGGTGCGATCGAGCGCGGAGGTCATCGAGGCCGTACGGCTCGCCGAAGGCATGGCCTCCCTGCGCGACGCGCACGCGCCGACGCTGCGCGACCTCGAAGACGCAGCCGCGACCTGCCTCGGCCAAGGCGAGCCTCTGAACGTCGCGCGGTTTATTAACGATGTCGCGGTCGGCGACGCGCTCGGCAAGGTGCCCCCGGGCGTCTTGCGCACTTCGATTCAGGACGATTTTTATCGCTGGGTGAAGGATCTGCGCCTGGAGGAGTACCTCAAGGACAAGGAACAGATCATCAAGGGGTCGACGAACAAGGACTGGCTCGACCTCCGGCAAGACCGTTTCGCGAAATCGGAGGACGCGGCGCATCGGGATCGCAATCGCTCCATCTTCCTGCACCGCCTCACCGCGCTCGGCATCGGATTCGCGGCGAACAAGACGAGCGCGGAGGATCGGACGCAGAGCACGTACAAGGAAATATGGGCCGCGCGCTGGACGCCCGATTGCGAGATCCAGCTCGTCGAGAACGCGCTCCGGGGCGATACGATCGAGATCGCGGCGGCGCGCTCCATCGGCGAAGCACTCGAAGCGGCCGAGAACGTGCACGCCGCGGCGAACCTCGCGCGAAGGAGCGTGGAGTGCGACCTCTCGGACGCGACGGCGGCGGCACTCGCCCGCGTCTCATCGCTCGCCGTCGACGACGGGGATTTCGTGGCCGTCGCGGGGGCCGCCCTCGAATTGAGCCACCTCGTCGCCTACAAGGACGTACGCAAGATCGACGTCACGCCGCTCGAACCGCTCGTCGCCCAGCTCTTTTTGCGCGGCGCGCTCCTCGCGCCCGAGGCCTCGCGCTGCAACGAGGAAGCCTCGCGAAACGTCGGCACCGCGCTCGGGCACCTGCACCGCGTAGGGCTGATGTTCCCCGACAAACTCGACGGTGATCGTTTCGCGAGCATGCTCGACGCGCTCGCCGACGACGACCTCGCCTCGGCGCACGTCGCGGGCGTCGCGAGCGCGATCCTCCTCGAACGTGGCGTCCTAAAGGACGACGTCCTCGACCGCCGCATCTCGCGCCGCCTCTGCCCCGGCGTCTCGCCGAGCGAAGGCGCGGGGTTTTTCGAAGGGCTCGCGACGCGAAACCGGTATGCCTTGCTCTCGCGCCGCTCGCTCTGGGCCGCCATGAGCACGTTCGTCGAAGCAATGGACCACGACGATTTCCGGCGCGCCGTCGTCGCGCTCCGCCGCGCATTCGGCTCGTTCGAGACGAGCGAGGCGCGAAAGATCGCGGCGTTGCTCGCGGAGCTTTGGGGCGGCAACGAAAAAGAGCTGCTCCGGGCCATCGAGACCAAGGTGGACGACGCCGAACTCGCGGCCCTCCAGGATGACCTCGTCGATCTGGATCTGGACCTGTAA
- a CDS encoding VWA domain-containing protein: protein MAKKKAPPAPTPSATNPPAATPAPAGPMTFDRHQRWRLILGKRVEDQLCGGGGAGMGGRGGSGLLTREMAEMDAALGALYDIEETDPGNGSGSSNKRSAGLGASRPKLAAWLGDVRKYFEQDVVAVIQQDAIEKKGWKELLFEPESLAQITPSVELVGTLLTMKDMIPDRAKDAAREIVRAVVEEIKKRMQGELERAVRGALDRSRHQPIPSLPNLDWRRTIGKNLKNYQKERRTIVPDRFFFFARQHRRREWNVIVAMDQSGSMASSVVYGGVMGSILASLPALETHVVAFDTEVVDLTPRLVDPVDLIFGIQLGGGTDINRAVGYCQGLVSNPRRTLFILLTDLYEGGNQEQMVKRMEEMVQSGVRAMCLLALDDSGTPMYDAELAKKLAKLGVPCFACTPNALPPMLEAALKGHDLEMIARRFDARKAEGRDA, encoded by the coding sequence ATGGCCAAAAAGAAGGCGCCTCCCGCCCCCACCCCTTCTGCGACGAACCCGCCCGCCGCGACGCCCGCGCCCGCGGGGCCGATGACGTTCGACCGGCACCAGCGCTGGCGGCTGATCCTCGGCAAGCGTGTCGAGGACCAATTGTGCGGCGGCGGGGGCGCGGGCATGGGTGGCCGCGGCGGCAGCGGGCTCCTCACGCGCGAGATGGCGGAAATGGACGCCGCGCTCGGCGCCCTTTACGACATCGAGGAGACCGATCCTGGGAATGGGAGCGGCAGCAGCAACAAACGCAGCGCGGGGCTCGGCGCGAGCCGCCCGAAGCTCGCGGCGTGGCTCGGCGACGTGCGCAAGTATTTCGAGCAGGACGTGGTCGCCGTCATTCAGCAGGACGCGATCGAGAAAAAGGGCTGGAAAGAGCTGCTCTTCGAGCCTGAGTCGCTCGCGCAGATCACGCCGAGCGTCGAGCTCGTGGGCACGCTGCTCACGATGAAAGACATGATCCCGGACCGGGCCAAGGACGCCGCGCGCGAGATCGTCCGGGCCGTCGTGGAGGAGATCAAGAAGCGAATGCAAGGCGAGCTCGAACGCGCGGTGCGCGGCGCGCTCGACCGCTCGCGCCACCAGCCCATCCCGAGCCTGCCGAACCTCGACTGGCGGCGTACGATCGGAAAAAACCTCAAGAACTATCAAAAGGAGCGCCGTACGATCGTCCCCGATCGGTTCTTCTTTTTCGCTCGGCAGCACCGGCGGCGGGAGTGGAACGTGATCGTCGCGATGGACCAGTCCGGCTCGATGGCGAGCAGCGTCGTCTACGGCGGCGTGATGGGCTCGATCCTGGCAAGCTTGCCCGCGCTCGAAACGCACGTGGTGGCCTTCGACACGGAGGTCGTGGATCTAACGCCGCGGCTCGTGGATCCGGTGGACCTCATCTTCGGCATCCAGCTCGGCGGCGGGACGGACATCAACCGCGCGGTCGGGTATTGTCAGGGCCTCGTCTCGAACCCGCGCCGGACGCTCTTCATTCTGCTGACGGATCTTTACGAAGGCGGCAATCAGGAGCAGATGGTGAAGCGCATGGAGGAGATGGTGCAGAGTGGCGTACGCGCGATGTGCCTCCTCGCGCTCGACGATTCGGGGACGCCGATGTACGACGCGGAACTCGCGAAGAAACTCGCGAAGCTCGGCGTGCCTTGTTTCGCGTGCACGCCGAATGCACTGCCGCCGATGCTGGAGGCGGCGCTCAAGGGGCACGATCTGGAGATGATCGCGCGGCGGTTCGACGCGCGGAAGGCGGAGGGGCGCGACGCGTAG
- a CDS encoding AIR synthase-related protein has product MPIYRLEIENRPAVPDALATKTAQTLSAWLGLSPARIRTRKVYLCDLDMSEAEAHKVLAAIADPVIEVAALGVLPDGEPGDPPVILTVSFMPGVTDAVGKSVKTACEDALGRALAGQVYTGTMYLVWGLARADVERAAAEVLHNPLIQRIRIDEPPRRPDLGVPRAGATSTPRTEVVTLRGLSDEALERLSHTRLLALSVPEMHATRAHFEAEGREPTDAELECIAQTWSEHCKHKIFNAPIDYTDPEGNTRRIERGVFKTYVVAATEDVRKARASSGIDGDAGDFLVSVFSDNAGVVRFTEECHLVYKVETHNSPSALDPYGGAMTGIVGVNRDSFGCGLGADLLANVWGYCLGKPNHTGTLPKGLMPPRRIRDGVHHGVIDGGNQSGIPYMRGFELFDDRFTGKPLVYCGTVAAMPVTTAGRPTHEKFTAPGDRIVMIGGRVGKDGIHGATFSSVELNESSPVQAVQIGDPITQKMMFDMLAEARDRGLYSGITDNGAGGLSSSVGEMAEASGGAEIDLARVPLKYPGLAPWEILVSEAQERMTVAVPPEKLEAFFALAARREVEATEIGTFTNSGRLVVRYGEEKACDLPLAFLHGGLPKVVRTARWSPPTRAFATAADRDKALAARPLGDLVVSMLAQPNIRSGERYARHYDHEVKGLAVVKPFVGVFRDVPSTATVMRVRHGRDEGVVLGEGIHPHYSDLDAHAMALACADEGVRRILCAGARIDRMAALDNFCWPDPIKSATTPDGEHKLAQLVRACEGLYEACVAYGLPLISGKDSMKNDATMGGVKISVPPTLLVSVIGQMKDVRRALTLSPRAPGDVVYLLGETEDTCGESELSRLLGLSLEGVPRTYPKRFAARYHAFAAAHEAGLVRSAHVLSRGGLAVALSHLVMASELGLSISLDAMGQGLAPAIALFSESTGRILLTTRAEDAAALEARLAPHALVRLGAVEPGASGRGYVRIRHGGQTLVELGSDALRRAFQEESHAV; this is encoded by the coding sequence ATGCCCATCTACCGGCTCGAGATCGAGAACCGGCCGGCCGTTCCGGACGCGCTCGCCACGAAAACCGCGCAGACGCTCTCGGCCTGGCTCGGCCTCTCTCCGGCGCGGATTCGCACGCGCAAGGTATACCTCTGTGATCTCGACATGTCCGAGGCCGAGGCCCACAAGGTCCTCGCCGCCATCGCCGACCCCGTCATCGAGGTCGCGGCCCTCGGCGTACTGCCCGATGGCGAGCCCGGCGATCCGCCCGTGATCCTGACCGTCTCCTTTATGCCTGGCGTGACGGACGCAGTCGGCAAGAGCGTCAAGACCGCATGCGAGGACGCGCTCGGGCGCGCGCTCGCGGGCCAGGTGTACACGGGCACGATGTACCTCGTTTGGGGCCTCGCGCGGGCCGACGTCGAGCGCGCCGCGGCCGAGGTCCTGCACAACCCGCTCATTCAGCGCATCCGCATCGACGAGCCGCCGCGCAGGCCCGACCTCGGCGTCCCACGCGCCGGCGCGACCTCGACGCCGCGGACCGAGGTCGTCACGCTGCGTGGCCTCTCCGACGAGGCGCTCGAACGGCTCTCGCACACGCGGCTCCTCGCGCTCTCGGTGCCCGAGATGCACGCGACACGCGCCCATTTCGAGGCGGAAGGCCGCGAGCCCACGGACGCCGAGCTCGAGTGCATCGCGCAGACGTGGAGCGAGCACTGCAAGCACAAGATTTTCAACGCGCCGATCGATTACACCGATCCGGAAGGGAACACGCGGCGCATCGAGCGGGGCGTGTTCAAGACGTACGTCGTCGCCGCGACCGAGGACGTGCGCAAGGCCCGGGCGTCGTCGGGGATCGACGGGGACGCGGGCGATTTCCTGGTCTCCGTCTTCAGCGACAACGCGGGCGTCGTGCGCTTCACGGAGGAATGCCACCTCGTCTACAAGGTCGAGACGCACAACTCGCCCTCGGCGCTCGATCCGTACGGCGGCGCGATGACCGGCATCGTGGGCGTCAACCGTGACAGCTTCGGCTGCGGGCTCGGAGCGGACCTGCTCGCGAACGTATGGGGGTATTGTTTGGGCAAGCCAAACCATACCGGCACGCTCCCGAAGGGCCTCATGCCCCCGCGGCGCATTCGCGACGGCGTCCACCACGGCGTCATCGACGGCGGCAACCAGTCCGGCATCCCGTACATGCGCGGATTCGAATTGTTCGACGACCGGTTCACGGGCAAACCGCTCGTCTATTGCGGCACCGTCGCGGCGATGCCCGTGACGACGGCAGGAAGGCCCACGCACGAAAAATTCACGGCGCCTGGGGATCGGATCGTCATGATCGGCGGGCGTGTGGGCAAGGACGGCATTCACGGGGCCACGTTCTCCAGCGTCGAGCTCAATGAGAGCTCGCCCGTTCAGGCGGTGCAGATCGGCGACCCGATCACGCAGAAGATGATGTTCGACATGCTCGCCGAGGCGCGGGATCGGGGCCTCTACAGCGGCATCACGGACAACGGCGCCGGTGGGCTGTCGAGCAGCGTCGGCGAGATGGCCGAGGCTTCCGGCGGCGCGGAGATCGACCTCGCCCGCGTGCCGCTCAAATACCCGGGCCTCGCCCCCTGGGAGATCCTCGTCAGCGAGGCGCAGGAGCGGATGACGGTCGCCGTGCCTCCGGAAAAACTCGAAGCATTCTTCGCGCTCGCCGCGCGGCGTGAGGTGGAGGCCACCGAGATCGGCACGTTCACGAATTCGGGGAGGCTCGTCGTAAGGTACGGCGAGGAGAAGGCCTGTGATCTCCCGCTCGCATTCCTGCACGGTGGGCTGCCGAAGGTCGTGCGAACGGCGCGCTGGAGCCCGCCCACGCGGGCGTTCGCGACCGCCGCGGACCGGGACAAGGCGCTCGCCGCACGGCCCCTCGGCGATCTCGTGGTGTCGATGCTCGCGCAGCCGAACATCCGCAGCGGCGAGCGGTACGCGCGCCATTACGATCACGAGGTGAAGGGGCTCGCCGTGGTCAAGCCGTTCGTGGGCGTTTTTCGGGACGTACCGTCCACGGCCACGGTCATGCGCGTGCGGCACGGGCGCGACGAGGGCGTGGTGCTCGGCGAGGGGATCCACCCGCATTACAGCGACCTCGACGCGCACGCGATGGCACTCGCCTGCGCGGACGAGGGCGTGCGGCGTATCCTCTGCGCCGGCGCGCGGATCGATCGCATGGCCGCGCTCGACAACTTCTGCTGGCCCGACCCCATCAAGAGCGCGACCACGCCCGACGGCGAGCACAAGCTCGCGCAGCTCGTGCGCGCCTGCGAGGGCCTGTACGAGGCGTGCGTGGCGTACGGGCTGCCGCTGATCTCGGGCAAGGACTCGATGAAAAACGACGCCACGATGGGCGGCGTGAAGATCTCGGTGCCGCCGACGTTGCTCGTCAGCGTCATCGGGCAAATGAAGGACGTGCGGCGCGCGCTCACGCTTTCGCCGCGCGCCCCGGGCGACGTCGTGTATCTGCTCGGCGAGACCGAGGATACGTGCGGCGAGAGCGAGCTTTCACGGCTGCTCGGGCTCTCGCTCGAAGGCGTCCCGCGGACGTACCCGAAGCGCTTTGCGGCCCGGTATCACGCGTTCGCCGCGGCGCACGAGGCGGGCCTCGTCCGATCGGCGCACGTGCTCTCGCGCGGCGGACTCGCGGTTGCGCTCTCGCACCTGGTGATGGCGAGTGAGCTTGGTTTGTCGATCTCGCTCGATGCCATGGGCCAAGGGCTCGCTCCGGCGATCGCGCTGTTCAGCGAATCGACGGGGCGCATCCTGCTCACCACCCGGGCCGAGGACGCCGCCGCGCTCGAAGCGCGCCTCGCGCCACACGCGCTCGTCCGGCTCGGCGCGGTCGAGCCCGGTGCGTCAGGTCGGGGGTATGTACGTATTCGTCATGGAGGACAAACGCTCGTCGAGCTCGGCTCGGACGCGCTCCGCCGCGCTTTCCAGGAGGAATCCCATGCCGTCTGA
- a CDS encoding phosphoribosylformylglycinamidine synthase subunit PurQ: MPSEVTTRPAPKEARDVRVLVLTGYGLNCEAETAAGFSRAGATVDLLHLSEILDRGARADALAGYHILAFIGGFSFGDHIQSGRVFANRLRFRLGEALCRFVDDGGLALGVCNGFQTLVCLGLLPGVNRARGTPLATQQAALVHNDRLGYFDTWVKLAVDAESPCVWTRGVGPTIEMPSRHGEGKLLFLDESLRDEILASRLVPVRYADASGAATEVWPDNPNGSPGGVAGLCDPTGRIFGLMPHPDAYLYPENHPDWIRQHDAGTLPAAGLGLRIFENGVRAALAG; the protein is encoded by the coding sequence ATGCCGTCTGAAGTCACGACCAGGCCCGCGCCGAAGGAGGCGCGCGACGTGCGTGTCCTCGTGCTCACGGGCTACGGGCTGAACTGCGAGGCCGAGACGGCCGCCGGGTTTTCCCGCGCGGGCGCGACGGTCGATCTCCTTCACCTGAGCGAGATCCTCGATCGCGGCGCGCGGGCCGACGCGCTCGCGGGGTATCACATCCTCGCGTTCATCGGCGGGTTTTCCTTCGGTGATCACATCCAGAGCGGGCGCGTGTTCGCCAATCGCCTGCGCTTCCGGCTCGGCGAGGCGCTCTGCCGGTTCGTGGACGACGGCGGCCTCGCGCTCGGGGTCTGCAATGGATTCCAGACATTGGTTTGTCTCGGCCTGCTGCCGGGCGTGAACCGCGCGCGCGGCACGCCGCTCGCCACGCAACAAGCAGCGCTCGTGCACAACGACCGGCTCGGGTATTTCGATACCTGGGTGAAGCTCGCCGTCGACGCCGAAAGCCCCTGCGTGTGGACGCGCGGCGTCGGCCCCACGATCGAGATGCCGAGCCGCCACGGCGAAGGCAAGCTGCTCTTCCTCGACGAATCGCTCCGCGACGAAATCCTCGCCTCGCGCCTCGTACCCGTGCGATACGCGGACGCGAGCGGGGCGGCGACGGAGGTCTGGCCGGACAACCCCAACGGCTCGCCGGGCGGCGTCGCGGGGCTCTGCGATCCGACGGGGCGCATCTTCGGGCTCATGCCGCACCCCGACGCGTATCTTTACCCGGAAAACCACCCCGACTGGATCCGGCAACACGACGCGGGGACACTCCCGGCCGCGGGCCTTGGCCTCCGCATCTTCGAGAATGGGGTGCGGGCCGCGCTCGCGGGGTAG